Proteins encoded together in one Carassius auratus strain Wakin chromosome 32, ASM336829v1, whole genome shotgun sequence window:
- the LOC113051360 gene encoding TP53-binding protein 1-like isoform X1, with translation MDPGESDLDSSFPQTENPCLIVEDSQPDSVALEDDPDSSYCALLARRLSNLQPTSQSPVLEIISSPTKSHCLQKDSQIDKSDSTACSDNLQSNLGSAATEHSQVFEVHSYPSSKRSVTEHMESEANSTTHDETSQFGLLELSESQGVFEEDEPDGAPANQTDSQCGLKSSERTPSNQDGNSTGSEVSSSCPSKPQDGLGRKLSIQTILHSQLTDSQEDEDDVLVSSQDDMFENERNGTKADSSVSEKEQQPASTPAHSLHLLHLSGQGTLVQESLSQQSVDFVAATQDNLSQTPYIVPNSPTEKEQNYNEASGSPMDTSAPPEDQPPGREEDPMDMDPCPKPQPTASTPVSQSSPGFVLDKSLSVPSQPEFSHDVFISTPSLEHGNNSPGTESSKKLLHQNNPSASPNQIGPAEQLKTSSSSDSQPSGVAECFQLELSSENSSFAQKTQLFVVEEDSQATQIVEEEGTVGADKSNSSTKNHSQNAGKNRMDPEPVKTSNSQSISRTPDSNITSALTGKAEDCVPSQKIWQAVIGIQNINASPSATPSQLSVAADCVSDPPNAPQTSKASVAECSNASPSTDRPVTPVPVPQQSLSQSVLTASSQKNTEKEKEHVIQSQRLSQPMTHSHSVVTDSVRNAEEEERIDEGAFQREVTDDDTGIKLGLSESQLLSPEPMEEEEEETSQCEPSRADHSSSKEESFSVMVLEESHRVSQEKVKDGRSQPFISSSQPVRGSVQEKREATAKISGSQPMGSTEVSPLQLERAKTQGTQPSDTGQHKKTSDNAANKSLSDSSGELPFHFTLPKEGELIHPAVSATPPQISQLKQTPRHSTPIEPSEADVTRETTMGASEISVEESREGEEPAAVEQDGKLTLRMRLVTPVEEGSSGSEHFSLQKPPLTDEEGSVSKATTVAMDVTSPSVFSRVREAHRQVQVEDDAESSDPPLSRQASQLFSPPKTNDSGETAASRASGRVTEAVTLHPAGMEANPQPLVSGLSTPAREQEVLITSGKPRTPVRQRAMSQQTSVDNCSTTSPPSKRAVSQQTSFDRSGSCNLSGRGEPSTPTRTHPGPSLRRHVRTVQEVRTTVTRIITDVYYEDGREVDRKVTHESEEPVVDRCVVENDISPSRTGSSMTSGDLADVSSLSSKAQSHHGSSRTSSGGLGPIRMPDFLMPPSRGGKFGRWGGRQQLRTHTVEVGSEVTDAWGPQVTAQLSPRGRARRGRPPSRGPLSRGGRTGQRGGAHGQGASSSEEELFAQRHVQAPGSPVEPSATGHFDSLNTLSPDNSTGSSSFVGLRVLAKWSSNSYFYSGSITRDLGENRFRLLFDDNQECEVQGKDILLCDPIPLETEVTALTEEEYFNIGVVKGHKTQGSEFLYCVEKAGQSNWYSRTSVILSIEQGNRLREQYGLGPYEPSTPQTMASDISLDNLVEGKRRCRGNSSGAGTPTRSSSNSPRNPGPSGKRKLLSGTEDERSPAKRGRRGGGARVGQRIAACNTSGSGADLPPDPNDLVATHGPLPENSSLFMGFVFMLTASSENDRDSNHQPSDEDEEYVQRAPYDKHYTVRQLEAGGGMILLDFNEEQCKAAYQSLLIADQHCRTRKYLLCVAGGVPCVSQMWVRDCCQEKKLVNYRNYLLPAGLGPEGRIVEWHPRCNPFKALKVVLISEDRVDLWTSLLSMGGAAKVHHHKENEDLSDIPNMKFDVAVTSSEDLKRVALDLPVVSLEWLIQSLICGKCLSYDSNSEFCHNPST, from the exons ATGGATCCTGGCGAGAGTGATCTTGATTCCAGTTTTCCTCAGACAGAAAACCCCTGCCTCATAGTAGAGGACTCGCAGCCTGACAGCGTGGCCCTGGAGGACGATCCTGACTCCAGCTACTGTGCCCTTCTCGCCCGCCGCCTCTCTAACCTGCAGCCCACATCACAAAGCCCTGTGCTG GAGATAATTTCTTCCCCTACTAAAAGTCATTGTTTACAAAAAGACAGTCAGATTGATAAGAGTGACAGTACAGCCTGCTCAG ACAATTTGCAGTCCAACCTGGGTTCAGCAGCTACTGAGCACAGTCAAGTTTTTGAAGTTCACTCTTATCCCAGCTCAAAAAG AAGTGTTACCGAACACATGGAGTCTGAGGCTAACTCCACCACACATG ATGAGACGTCTCAGTTCGGTCTCTTGGAGCTGTCAGAGAGCCAGGGGGTCTTTGAGGAAGATGAGCCGGATGGAGCTCCTGCAAATCAAACAGACAGTCAGT GTGGATTGAAGAGTTCAGAAAGAACACCATCCAATCAAGATGGAAATTCTACAGG GTCAGAGGTCAGTTCAAGCTGCCCTTCGAAGCCTCAGGATGGGCTCGGCAGGAAGCTCAGTATTCAGACTATACTGCACTCTCAATTAACTGACAGTcaagaagatgaagatgatgtgcTTGTTTCCTCACAGGATGACATGTTTGAAAACGAGAGAAATG GCACAAAAGCAGACAGCAGTGTTTCAGAGAAAGAACAACAGCCAGCATCCACACCTGCACACAGTCTTCACTTGCTTCATCTGTCTGGACAGGGCACACTTGTACAGGAGAGTCTTTCACA gcAGTCTGTTGACTTTGTGGCTGCCACTCAGGACAATTTAAGCCAAACACCTTACATTGTCCCAAATTCACCCACTGAAAAAGAGCAGA ATTATAATGAAGCTTCTGGATCCCCAATGGACACATCAGCCCCCCCTGAGGACCAGCCACCAGGGAGAGAGGAAGATCCAATGGACATGGACCCCTGTCCCAAACCACAACCCACAGCCTCCACTCCAGTGTCCCAGAGTTCCCCTGGATTTGTTCTGGATAAAAGCCTCTCTGTCCCCAGCCAGCCTGAATTCTCACAT GACGTGTTTATTTCCACTCCAAGTCTTGAACATGGGAACAATAGTCCAGGGACTGAGAGCTCAAAGAAGTTGCTTCACCAAAACAACCCATCAGCATCGCCCAATCAGATCGGCCCAGCGGAGCAGCTAAAAACGTCTTCAAGCAGCGATTCACAGCCCTCTGGGGTGGCTGAGTGCTTTCAGCTGGAGCTCAGCAGTGAAAACAGCAGCTTTGCTCAGAAGACACAGTTGTTCGTTGTGGAGGAAGATAGCCAAGCCACACAGATCGTGGAAGAGGAAGGAACTGTTGGTGCGGACAAGAGTAACTCAAGCACCAAAAACCATTCCCAAAATGCAGGCAAGAATAGAATGGACCCTGAGCCTGTTAAAACATCAAATTCACAAAGTATTTCCAGGACGCCTGACTCAAATATTACAAGTGCTTTAACCGGAAAAGCAGAGGACTGTGTACCCTCCCAAAAGATCTGGCAGGCTGTTATAGGGATCCAGAATATAAACGCTTCTCCAAGTGCAACTCCGTCCCAGCTTTCTGTCGCTGCAGACTGTGTTTCAGACCCCCCTAATGCACCACAAACAAGTAAAGCCTCAGTCGCCGAGTGTTCAAATGCCTCGCCATCAACTGACAGACCTGTAACCCCTGTTCCTGTCCCCCAACAGTCTCTGTCTCAGTCAGTCTTGACTGCATCGTCCCAAAAGAACACAGAGAAGGAAAAAGAACATGTTATTCAAAGCCAGAGACTCAGTCAGCCCATGACACACAGCCACAGTGTTGTTACAGACAGCGTTAGAAATGCTGAAGAGGAGGAGAGGATTGATGAAGGTGCGTTCCAGAGAGAGGTGACAGATGATGACACTGGGATCAAGCTGGGTTTGTCTGAGAGCCAGCTGCTTTCTCCAGAACccatggaggaggaggaggaggagacatcCCAGTGTGAACCCAGCAGAGCTGACCACTCCTCCAGCAAAGAGGAGAGCTTCAGTGTCATGGTGCTAGAAGAGAGCCACAGGGTCTCTCAGGAGAAAGTTAAGGATGGGAGGTCACAGCCTTTCATAAGCTCCTCACAACCTGTGAGGGGCTCTGTGCAGGAAAAACGTGAAGCCACGGCAAAGATCTCAGGGTCTCAGCCGATGGGATCAACTGAGGTTTCACCTTTACAGCTTGAGAGAGCTAAGACCCAGGGCACACAGCCTAGTGATACAGGACAGCACAAAAAAACCTCAGACAATGCGGCCAACAAAAGTTTGAGTGACAGCTCTGGAG AGCTTCCGTTTCACTTTACATTGCCCAAAGAGGGCGAGCTGATCCACCCAGCAGTGAGTGCAACTCCTCCACAGATTAGTCAGCTGAAACAGACCCCGAGGCACAGCACTCCTATTG AGCCGTCAGAGGCCGATGTTACCAGGGAGACGACAATGGGGGCCAGTGAGATTTCGGTAGAGGAGAGCAGAGAGGGCGAAGAGCCAGCCGCAGTGGAGCAAGATGGGAAACTGACTCTGAGAATGAGACTGGTGACCCCAGTGGAGGAGGGCAGCTCGGGCTCAGAACATTTCAGCCTGCAGA AACCACCATTAACAGATGAGGAAGGATCTGTCTCCAAGGCTACCACTGTTGCCATGGATGTAACCAG TCCTTCAGTGTTCAGCCGTGTTCGGGAGGCCCACAGGCAGGTCCAGGTCGAGGATGATGCAGAGTCCAGTGATCCTCCGCTCAG CAGACAAGCAAGCCAGCTGTTCAGTCCCCCTAAAACTAATGACTCAGGAGAGACCGCGGCCAGCAGAGCCTCCGGCCGAGTCACTGAAGCTGTaactctgcatcctgctggtatGGAAGCAAACCCTCAGCCTCTGGTCAGTGGTCTGTCCACCCCTGCCAGAGAACAAGAGGTTCTCATCACTTCTGGCAAACCTCGAACACCTGTCCGACAGAGAGCCATGTCGCAGCAAACAAGTGTGGATAACTGCTCCACCACTAGCCCGCCCAGCAAA AGAGCTGTGTCTCAGCAGACCAGTTTTGACCGGTCTGGATCGTGCAACCTGTCTGGAAGG GGAGAACCAAGCACACCAACCAGAACCCATCCAGGCCCGTCATTGCGCAGACATGTTCGCACCGTCCAGGAAGTCCGAACAACGGTCACTCGGATCATCACAGATGTCTACTATGAAGATGGCAGAGAGGTTGACCGCAAGGTTACTCAT GAGTCAGAGGAACCCGTTGTGGATCGCTGCGTCGTAGAGAATGACATCTCTCCGTCCCGCACAGGAAGCTCCATGACTTCAGGAGACCTGGCTGACGTCAGTTCACTCTCCTCAAAGGCCCAATCACACCACGGCTCCAGTAGGACAAGCAGTGGAGGCCTGGGCCCTATCAGAATGCCAGATTTTCTAATGCCCCCAAGCCGAGGGGGCAAGTTCGGCCG GTGGGGGGGACGGCAGCAGCTGAGGACTCACACTGTGGAGGTGGGGTCAGAGGTGACGGATGCATGGGGGCCTCAGGTCACTGCCCAACTGAGCCCCCGTGGCCGTGCCCGGCGAGGAAGGCCTCCTTCCCGCGGCCCTCTGTCCAG AGGTGGCAGGACAGGACAGAGAGGTGGTGCCCATGGCCAGGGAGCATCATCCTCAGAAGAGGAGCTCTTTGCCCAAAGGCATGTCCAAGCCCCGGGCAGCCCAGTAGAGCCCAGTGCTACAGGCCACTTTGACTCTCTCAACACACTCTCCCCAGATAACAGCACTGGCTCCAGCAGTTTTGTTGGGTTGCGTGTGCTGGCCAAGTGGTCATCCAACTCGTATTTCTATTCTGGGAGTATCACCCGAGACCTGGGAGAGAACCGTTTCCGCCTTCTGTTCGATGACAACCAGGAGTGTGAAGTACAAGGAAAAGACATCTTGCTCTGTGACCCCATTCCTCTAGAGACGGAAGTCACTGCCTTGACCGAGGAGGAGTACTTTAATATAG GTGTGGTGAAGGGTCACAAGACTCAAGGCTCTGAGTTCCTTTACTGTGTGGAGAAAGCTGGTCAGAGTAATTGGTACAGCAGAACGTCTGTGATTCTCAGCATAGAGCAAGGCAACCGCCTGAGGGAGCAGTATGGACTGGGACCCTATGAACCATCTACACCCCAAACCATGGCCTCTGACATCAGCCTTG ATAACCTGGTAGAAGGAAAGCGGAGATGCAGAGGCAACTCCAGTGGAGCAGGGACCCCTACCCGCAGCTCCAGCAACAGCCCGAGAAACCCTGGGCCTTCTGGGAAACGCAAGCTCCTCAGCGGCACAGAGGACGAAAGGAGTCCTGCAAAGAGAGGACGCAGGGGGGGAGGGGCCAGAGTGG GACAGCGTATTGCTGCTTGTAACACATCTGGGAGCGGAGCAGACCTGCCCCCTGACCCCAATGACCTGGTGGCAACACATGGACCTCTTCCGGAAAACTCTTCTCTCTTTATGGGGTTTGTCTTCATGCTGACGGCGTCCTCTGAAAACGACAGAGACTCCAACCACCAGCCAAGCGATGAGGATGAAG AGTATGTTCAGAGAGCGCCGTACGACAAACACTATACAGTGAGACAGCTGGAGGCGGGAGGAGGAATGATCCTGCTTGACTTCAATGAAGAACAG TGTAAAGCAGCCTATCAGAGCTTGCTGATCGCCGACCAGCACTGTCGGACCAGGAAGTATCTGCTGTGTGTGGCAGGTGGAGTTCCCTGCGTGTCTCAGATGTGGGTGAGGGACTGCTGCCAGGAGAAGAAGCTGGTCAACTATAGGAACTACCTCCTTCCTGCCGGTCTGGGGCCAGAGGGACGCATCGTGGAGTG GCATCCTCGCTGTAACCCTTTTAAAGCTCTGAAGGTGGTGCTCATATCAGAAGATCGTGTGGATTTGTGGACCTCTTTGCTTTCCATGGGTGGTGCAGCAAAAGTTCATCACCATAAAGAAAACGAAGACCTTTCTG ACATTCCAAACATGAAGTTTGACGTGGCAGTGACATCATCTGAGGACCTGAAACGTGTGGCCCTGGACTTGCCTGTTGTGTCTCTGGAGTGGCTGATTCAGAGCTTGATCTGTGGAAAGTGCCTCAGCTATGACAGCAACTCTGAATTCTGTCACAACCCGTCTACGTAA
- the LOC113051360 gene encoding TP53-binding protein 1-like isoform X4: protein MDPGESDLDSSFPQTENPCLIVEDSQPDSVALEDDPDSSYCALLARRLSNLQPTSQSPVLEIISSPTKSHCLQKDSQIDKSDSTACSDNLQSNLGSAATEHSQVFEVHSYPSSKRSVTEHMESEANSTTHDETSQFGLLELSESQGVFEEDEPDGAPANQTDSQCGLKSSERTPSNQDGNSTGSEVSSSCPSKPQDGLGRKLSIQTILHSQLTDSQEDEDDVLVSSQDDMFENERNGTKADSSVSEKEQQPASTPAHSLHLLHLSGQGTLVQESLSQQSVDFVAATQDNLSQTPYIVPNSPTEKEQNYNEASGSPMDTSAPPEDQPPGREEDPMDMDPCPKPQPTASTPVSQSSPGFVLDKSLSVPSQPEFSHDVFISTPSLEHGNNSPGTESSKKLLHQNNPSASPNQIGPAEQLKTSSSSDSQPSGVAECFQLELSSENSSFAQKTQLFVVEEDSQATQIVEEEGTVGADKSNSSTKNHSQNAGKNRMDPEPVKTSNSQSISRTPDSNITSALTGKAEDCVPSQKIWQAVIGIQNINASPSATPSQLSVAADCVSDPPNAPQTSKASVAECSNASPSTDRPVTPVPVPQQSLSQSVLTASSQKNTEKEKEHVIQSQRLSQPMTHSHSVVTDSVRNAEEEERIDEGAFQREVTDDDTGIKLGLSESQLLSPEPMEEEEEETSQCEPSRADHSSSKEESFSVMVLEESHRVSQEKVKDGRSQPFISSSQPVRGSVQEKREATAKISGSQPMGSTEVSPLQLERAKTQGTQPSDTGQHKKTSDNAANKSLSDSSGELPFHFTLPKEGELIHPAVSATPPQISQLKQTPRHSTPIEPSEADVTRETTMGASEISVEESREGEEPAAVEQDGKLTLRMRLVTPVEEGSSGSEHFSLQKPPLTDEEGSVSKATTVAMDVTSPSVFSRVREAHRQVQVEDDAESSDPPLSRQASQLFSPPKTNDSGETAASRASGRVTEAVTLHPAGMEANPQPLVSGLSTPAREQEVLITSGKPRTPVRQRAMSQQTSVDNCSTTSPPSKRAVSQQTSFDRSGSCNLSGRGEPSTPTRTHPGPSLRRHVRTVQEVRTTVTRIITDVYYEDGREVDRKVTHESEEPVVDRCVVENDISPSRTGSSMTSGDLADVSSLSSKAQSHHGSSRTSSGGLGPIRMPDFLMPPSRGGKFGRGGRTGQRGGAHGQGASSSEEELFAQRHVQAPGSPVEPSATGHFDSLNTLSPDNSTGSSSFVGLRVLAKWSSNSYFYSGSITRDLGENRFRLLFDDNQECEVQGKDILLCDPIPLETEVTALTEEEYFNIGVVKGHKTQGSEFLYCVEKAGQSNWYSRTSVILSIEQGNRLREQYGLGPYEPSTPQTMASDISLDNLVEGKRRCRGNSSGAGTPTRSSSNSPRNPGPSGKRKLLSGTEDERSPAKRGRRGGGARVGQRIAACNTSGSGADLPPDPNDLVATHGPLPENSSLFMGFVFMLTASSENDRDSNHQPSDEDEEYVQRAPYDKHYTVRQLEAGGGMILLDFNEEQCKAAYQSLLIADQHCRTRKYLLCVAGGVPCVSQMWVRDCCQEKKLVNYRNYLLPAGLGPEGRIVEWHPRCNPFKALKVVLISEDRVDLWTSLLSMGGAAKVHHHKENEDLSDIPNMKFDVAVTSSEDLKRVALDLPVVSLEWLIQSLICGKCLSYDSNSEFCHNPST from the exons ATGGATCCTGGCGAGAGTGATCTTGATTCCAGTTTTCCTCAGACAGAAAACCCCTGCCTCATAGTAGAGGACTCGCAGCCTGACAGCGTGGCCCTGGAGGACGATCCTGACTCCAGCTACTGTGCCCTTCTCGCCCGCCGCCTCTCTAACCTGCAGCCCACATCACAAAGCCCTGTGCTG GAGATAATTTCTTCCCCTACTAAAAGTCATTGTTTACAAAAAGACAGTCAGATTGATAAGAGTGACAGTACAGCCTGCTCAG ACAATTTGCAGTCCAACCTGGGTTCAGCAGCTACTGAGCACAGTCAAGTTTTTGAAGTTCACTCTTATCCCAGCTCAAAAAG AAGTGTTACCGAACACATGGAGTCTGAGGCTAACTCCACCACACATG ATGAGACGTCTCAGTTCGGTCTCTTGGAGCTGTCAGAGAGCCAGGGGGTCTTTGAGGAAGATGAGCCGGATGGAGCTCCTGCAAATCAAACAGACAGTCAGT GTGGATTGAAGAGTTCAGAAAGAACACCATCCAATCAAGATGGAAATTCTACAGG GTCAGAGGTCAGTTCAAGCTGCCCTTCGAAGCCTCAGGATGGGCTCGGCAGGAAGCTCAGTATTCAGACTATACTGCACTCTCAATTAACTGACAGTcaagaagatgaagatgatgtgcTTGTTTCCTCACAGGATGACATGTTTGAAAACGAGAGAAATG GCACAAAAGCAGACAGCAGTGTTTCAGAGAAAGAACAACAGCCAGCATCCACACCTGCACACAGTCTTCACTTGCTTCATCTGTCTGGACAGGGCACACTTGTACAGGAGAGTCTTTCACA gcAGTCTGTTGACTTTGTGGCTGCCACTCAGGACAATTTAAGCCAAACACCTTACATTGTCCCAAATTCACCCACTGAAAAAGAGCAGA ATTATAATGAAGCTTCTGGATCCCCAATGGACACATCAGCCCCCCCTGAGGACCAGCCACCAGGGAGAGAGGAAGATCCAATGGACATGGACCCCTGTCCCAAACCACAACCCACAGCCTCCACTCCAGTGTCCCAGAGTTCCCCTGGATTTGTTCTGGATAAAAGCCTCTCTGTCCCCAGCCAGCCTGAATTCTCACAT GACGTGTTTATTTCCACTCCAAGTCTTGAACATGGGAACAATAGTCCAGGGACTGAGAGCTCAAAGAAGTTGCTTCACCAAAACAACCCATCAGCATCGCCCAATCAGATCGGCCCAGCGGAGCAGCTAAAAACGTCTTCAAGCAGCGATTCACAGCCCTCTGGGGTGGCTGAGTGCTTTCAGCTGGAGCTCAGCAGTGAAAACAGCAGCTTTGCTCAGAAGACACAGTTGTTCGTTGTGGAGGAAGATAGCCAAGCCACACAGATCGTGGAAGAGGAAGGAACTGTTGGTGCGGACAAGAGTAACTCAAGCACCAAAAACCATTCCCAAAATGCAGGCAAGAATAGAATGGACCCTGAGCCTGTTAAAACATCAAATTCACAAAGTATTTCCAGGACGCCTGACTCAAATATTACAAGTGCTTTAACCGGAAAAGCAGAGGACTGTGTACCCTCCCAAAAGATCTGGCAGGCTGTTATAGGGATCCAGAATATAAACGCTTCTCCAAGTGCAACTCCGTCCCAGCTTTCTGTCGCTGCAGACTGTGTTTCAGACCCCCCTAATGCACCACAAACAAGTAAAGCCTCAGTCGCCGAGTGTTCAAATGCCTCGCCATCAACTGACAGACCTGTAACCCCTGTTCCTGTCCCCCAACAGTCTCTGTCTCAGTCAGTCTTGACTGCATCGTCCCAAAAGAACACAGAGAAGGAAAAAGAACATGTTATTCAAAGCCAGAGACTCAGTCAGCCCATGACACACAGCCACAGTGTTGTTACAGACAGCGTTAGAAATGCTGAAGAGGAGGAGAGGATTGATGAAGGTGCGTTCCAGAGAGAGGTGACAGATGATGACACTGGGATCAAGCTGGGTTTGTCTGAGAGCCAGCTGCTTTCTCCAGAACccatggaggaggaggaggaggagacatcCCAGTGTGAACCCAGCAGAGCTGACCACTCCTCCAGCAAAGAGGAGAGCTTCAGTGTCATGGTGCTAGAAGAGAGCCACAGGGTCTCTCAGGAGAAAGTTAAGGATGGGAGGTCACAGCCTTTCATAAGCTCCTCACAACCTGTGAGGGGCTCTGTGCAGGAAAAACGTGAAGCCACGGCAAAGATCTCAGGGTCTCAGCCGATGGGATCAACTGAGGTTTCACCTTTACAGCTTGAGAGAGCTAAGACCCAGGGCACACAGCCTAGTGATACAGGACAGCACAAAAAAACCTCAGACAATGCGGCCAACAAAAGTTTGAGTGACAGCTCTGGAG AGCTTCCGTTTCACTTTACATTGCCCAAAGAGGGCGAGCTGATCCACCCAGCAGTGAGTGCAACTCCTCCACAGATTAGTCAGCTGAAACAGACCCCGAGGCACAGCACTCCTATTG AGCCGTCAGAGGCCGATGTTACCAGGGAGACGACAATGGGGGCCAGTGAGATTTCGGTAGAGGAGAGCAGAGAGGGCGAAGAGCCAGCCGCAGTGGAGCAAGATGGGAAACTGACTCTGAGAATGAGACTGGTGACCCCAGTGGAGGAGGGCAGCTCGGGCTCAGAACATTTCAGCCTGCAGA AACCACCATTAACAGATGAGGAAGGATCTGTCTCCAAGGCTACCACTGTTGCCATGGATGTAACCAG TCCTTCAGTGTTCAGCCGTGTTCGGGAGGCCCACAGGCAGGTCCAGGTCGAGGATGATGCAGAGTCCAGTGATCCTCCGCTCAG CAGACAAGCAAGCCAGCTGTTCAGTCCCCCTAAAACTAATGACTCAGGAGAGACCGCGGCCAGCAGAGCCTCCGGCCGAGTCACTGAAGCTGTaactctgcatcctgctggtatGGAAGCAAACCCTCAGCCTCTGGTCAGTGGTCTGTCCACCCCTGCCAGAGAACAAGAGGTTCTCATCACTTCTGGCAAACCTCGAACACCTGTCCGACAGAGAGCCATGTCGCAGCAAACAAGTGTGGATAACTGCTCCACCACTAGCCCGCCCAGCAAA AGAGCTGTGTCTCAGCAGACCAGTTTTGACCGGTCTGGATCGTGCAACCTGTCTGGAAGG GGAGAACCAAGCACACCAACCAGAACCCATCCAGGCCCGTCATTGCGCAGACATGTTCGCACCGTCCAGGAAGTCCGAACAACGGTCACTCGGATCATCACAGATGTCTACTATGAAGATGGCAGAGAGGTTGACCGCAAGGTTACTCAT GAGTCAGAGGAACCCGTTGTGGATCGCTGCGTCGTAGAGAATGACATCTCTCCGTCCCGCACAGGAAGCTCCATGACTTCAGGAGACCTGGCTGACGTCAGTTCACTCTCCTCAAAGGCCCAATCACACCACGGCTCCAGTAGGACAAGCAGTGGAGGCCTGGGCCCTATCAGAATGCCAGATTTTCTAATGCCCCCAAGCCGAGGGGGCAAGTTCGGCCG AGGTGGCAGGACAGGACAGAGAGGTGGTGCCCATGGCCAGGGAGCATCATCCTCAGAAGAGGAGCTCTTTGCCCAAAGGCATGTCCAAGCCCCGGGCAGCCCAGTAGAGCCCAGTGCTACAGGCCACTTTGACTCTCTCAACACACTCTCCCCAGATAACAGCACTGGCTCCAGCAGTTTTGTTGGGTTGCGTGTGCTGGCCAAGTGGTCATCCAACTCGTATTTCTATTCTGGGAGTATCACCCGAGACCTGGGAGAGAACCGTTTCCGCCTTCTGTTCGATGACAACCAGGAGTGTGAAGTACAAGGAAAAGACATCTTGCTCTGTGACCCCATTCCTCTAGAGACGGAAGTCACTGCCTTGACCGAGGAGGAGTACTTTAATATAG GTGTGGTGAAGGGTCACAAGACTCAAGGCTCTGAGTTCCTTTACTGTGTGGAGAAAGCTGGTCAGAGTAATTGGTACAGCAGAACGTCTGTGATTCTCAGCATAGAGCAAGGCAACCGCCTGAGGGAGCAGTATGGACTGGGACCCTATGAACCATCTACACCCCAAACCATGGCCTCTGACATCAGCCTTG ATAACCTGGTAGAAGGAAAGCGGAGATGCAGAGGCAACTCCAGTGGAGCAGGGACCCCTACCCGCAGCTCCAGCAACAGCCCGAGAAACCCTGGGCCTTCTGGGAAACGCAAGCTCCTCAGCGGCACAGAGGACGAAAGGAGTCCTGCAAAGAGAGGACGCAGGGGGGGAGGGGCCAGAGTGG GACAGCGTATTGCTGCTTGTAACACATCTGGGAGCGGAGCAGACCTGCCCCCTGACCCCAATGACCTGGTGGCAACACATGGACCTCTTCCGGAAAACTCTTCTCTCTTTATGGGGTTTGTCTTCATGCTGACGGCGTCCTCTGAAAACGACAGAGACTCCAACCACCAGCCAAGCGATGAGGATGAAG AGTATGTTCAGAGAGCGCCGTACGACAAACACTATACAGTGAGACAGCTGGAGGCGGGAGGAGGAATGATCCTGCTTGACTTCAATGAAGAACAG TGTAAAGCAGCCTATCAGAGCTTGCTGATCGCCGACCAGCACTGTCGGACCAGGAAGTATCTGCTGTGTGTGGCAGGTGGAGTTCCCTGCGTGTCTCAGATGTGGGTGAGGGACTGCTGCCAGGAGAAGAAGCTGGTCAACTATAGGAACTACCTCCTTCCTGCCGGTCTGGGGCCAGAGGGACGCATCGTGGAGTG GCATCCTCGCTGTAACCCTTTTAAAGCTCTGAAGGTGGTGCTCATATCAGAAGATCGTGTGGATTTGTGGACCTCTTTGCTTTCCATGGGTGGTGCAGCAAAAGTTCATCACCATAAAGAAAACGAAGACCTTTCTG ACATTCCAAACATGAAGTTTGACGTGGCAGTGACATCATCTGAGGACCTGAAACGTGTGGCCCTGGACTTGCCTGTTGTGTCTCTGGAGTGGCTGATTCAGAGCTTGATCTGTGGAAAGTGCCTCAGCTATGACAGCAACTCTGAATTCTGTCACAACCCGTCTACGTAA